A genomic segment from uncultured Desulfuromonas sp. encodes:
- the thpR gene encoding RNA 2',3'-cyclic phosphodiesterase, translating into MTAETDDNAVRCFIAVEISVEQQRELSQKCLNWRQRYDGLRWGKVENYHLTLAFLGKQSKAVLIELSQRLHHVLDDMAPIILRIDQLEFFPARRPHVVAARIRPSSSLTTLYQCINAVCRECGIDQPQPGRSFHPHITVARFRPQSFGHKPSPLTLDLTVSSDSVALFSSELSRDGAIHRVMERFVLQRG; encoded by the coding sequence ATGACAGCTGAGACAGACGATAATGCTGTTCGATGCTTCATCGCCGTGGAAATCTCGGTAGAGCAGCAGAGAGAATTGTCGCAGAAGTGTCTGAACTGGCGTCAGCGCTACGACGGTTTACGCTGGGGGAAGGTTGAAAATTATCACCTGACACTGGCATTTCTCGGCAAACAATCGAAAGCTGTACTTATAGAGCTCTCTCAACGGCTGCATCATGTCTTGGATGACATGGCTCCCATCATCTTGCGGATAGATCAACTGGAGTTTTTCCCTGCGCGTCGTCCACACGTTGTTGCCGCACGAATTAGACCCTCATCCAGCCTAACGACCTTATACCAGTGTATCAATGCTGTCTGTCGCGAATGTGGTATTGATCAGCCTCAACCTGGACGATCTTTCCATCCTCATATCACAGTGGCGAGATTTCGTCCGCAATCCTTTGGCCACAAACCATCACCACTGACTCTGGACTTGACCGTGTCTTCGGACTCTGTGGCGCTATTCTCCAGTGAGCTGAGTCGGGATGGCGCCATTCATCGTGTTATGGAGCGTTTTGTGCTTCAACGGGGCTGA